A section of the Bombus fervidus isolate BK054 chromosome 9, iyBomFerv1, whole genome shotgun sequence genome encodes:
- the Taf1b gene encoding TATA box-binding protein-associated factor RNA polymerase I subunit B isoform X5, which translates to MDASIMDGFTFKCGSVAAVSDIEHPITLAKYVMNNFPNSIFVGEGAKNLAKHADLNWISEGNMVSPAARIALHSGKTGEFNADVHDQSLLDIDILTNSLGTVGCVAYDGYSVAAGTTTGGLNKKLVGRVGDTPILGCGTYAIRNVGCSLTGHGESIMKLGLGREIVEDVKCHISAEEALHKHFSYMLKKFEQVGGGIVLQSDGRWATYFTSEKMPYAVIENDLITYGARLYEERREMYNKDEKNCECKCPFIIVLLMRINTLNTLNFYIVNIFFSLLYFSTAIERGLLNDKLFSFQEWQRYIECRKTILMHAHYPTKMKYCPDADGIDDLYLKFLEFISSKSNKNEREIKNSKHYLPEEIISAMGKHTSNLNINDTSPQAIDIFPPSLTPLHSYLQHLLDHPFYDIPNIARSDFFLTRVGYMTKSDALVELAAKSGIELEIVDSNVHFLEKNVPPFEQPRMPSIDELKQLIDVQDDLQDEEVRSESVNDYLHTKTPCSIKIDTTKNQYYDSTASILKDSANVFAGNDFTFTETLPNGKLAIPADGDSENKEDLGSNDLDQRTLLENKLRDKYNIHLSLAEKEAIHKSNGMKKIHSKKSKIQLKRNAKGQFIKGSAAPIKIEKSDAEFFAATENENIYDNIDTSVINDEHIEVESTEKNHLLFPEDINISDINIDDIDINIDHFDINDYLNSSDISFFSQKDTLSPVSSKEKTVVKEKDIFFRPFTEYWMYDCIFSRVKSKNFAIFEKSLPRTFRWLLNECALIVEMSTEDLYEEVCLIENYHSHISNSSTLDSNERTNIDSISKSQLNFILNKW; encoded by the exons ATGGATGCTAGCATAATGGATGGTTTCACATTTAAATGTGGATCAGTAGCGGCAGTTTCAGACATAGAACATCCTATAACACTCGCAAAATATGTTATgaacaattttccaaattctattttcgtgGGTGAAGGAGCTAAAAATCTAGCAAAACATGCAGATTTAAATTGGATATCAGAAGGAAATATGGTCTCACCAGCAGCACGTATAGCTTTACATTCAGGGAAAACAGGAGAATTTAATGCTGATGTTCATGATCAAAGTTTATTGGATATCGATATATTAACGA aTAGTCTCGGTACTGTTGGTTGTGTAGCATATGACGGATATAGTGTAGCTGCTGGAACTACGACAGGaggtttaaataaaaaattggtaGGGAGAGTAGGAGATACTCCAATATTGGGTTGTGGTACATATGCTATTAGAAACGTAGGATGCTCCTTAACAGGACATGGAGAATCTATAATGAAACTGGGACTAGGGCGTGAAATTGTAGAAGACGTTAAATGTCATATTTCGGCGGAGGAAGCTCTGCATAAGCACTTTTcttatatgttaaaaaaatttgaacAAGTCGGTGGTGGAATTGTACTTCAGTCAGATGGTCGTTGGGCAACATATTTTACTTCCGAAAAAATGCCATATGCTGTAATcgaaaatgatttaattacaTACGGGGCTAGATTAtatgaagaaagaagagaaatgtATAACAAAGACGAAAAAAATTGCGAGTGCAAATGTCCTTTTATAATCGTACTTTTAATGAGaattaatacattaaatacattaaatttttatattgttaatatattcttttctcttttgtatTTCAGCACAGCTATTGAACGCGGCTTACTCAATGATAAACTTTTTAGTTTTCAAGAATGGCAAAGATATATTGAATGCAGAAAGACGATTTTAATGCACGCACATTATCCAAccaaaatgaaatattgtcCCGATGCAGATGGAATCgacgatttatatttaaaattcttagaaTTTATATCTTCTAAATCGAATAAGAATgaacgagaaataaaaaattctaaacatTATTTGCCAGAAGAAATTATTAGTGCTATGGGAAAACACACAAGTAACTTAAATATCAATGATACATCGCCACAGGCAATTGATATATTTCCACCATCTCTAACACCTCTTCATTCGTACTTGCAACATTTATTAGATCATCCGTTCTACGATATTCCTAATATAGCACGAAGTGATTTTTTTCTTACAAGAGTTGGGTACATGACAAAATCTGATGC TTTAGTAGAATTAGCAGCGAAATCTGGCATAGAGTTAGAGATAGTCGATTCGAACGTACATTTTCTCGAAAAAAATGTACCTCCATTTGAACAACCTAGAATGCCAAGTATAGATGAACTAAAACAGCTTATCGACGTGCAAGATGATTTACAGGACGAAGAAGTTAGAAGCGAAAGTGTGAATGACTATTTACACACTAAAACACCATGTAGCATTAAAATTGACACTACTAAAAATCAATATTACGATAGTACCGCAAGTATATTGAAAGATTCTGCAAATGTCTTTGCAGGAAATGATTTTACATTTACCGAAACTCTGCCAAACGGGAAATTGGCAATACCTGCTGATGGCGATAGTGAGAACAAAGAAGATTTAGGGAGCAATGATTTGGATCAACGGACacttttagaaaataaactaCGTGATAAATACAACATACATTTATCACTAGCAGAAAAAGAAGCCATTCATAAGTCGAATggaatgaaaaaaatacattccaaaaaatctaaaattcaaCTTAAGCGAAATGCTAAGGGTCAGTTTATTAAGGGAAGTGCTGCGcctataaaaattgaaaagagtGACGCCGAGTTTTTTGCTGCAACagagaatgaaaatatttacgataATATCGACACAAGTGTCATAAATGATGAACATATAGAGGTTGAAAGTACCgaaaaaaatcatttattattcccTGAAGATATCAATATCAGTGACATTAATATTGATGacatagatataaatattgatcATTTTGATATAAATGACTATCTTAATTCCAGcgacatttcattttttagtCAAAAGGACACTCTTTCACCTGTATCAAGTAAGGAAAAAACTGTAGTCAAGgagaaagatatattttttagaccCTTTACAGAGTATTGGATGTATGACTGCATTTTCAGCCGCgtgaaatcaaaaaatttcgctatatttgaaaaatcattACCACGAACTTTTCGTTGGCTACTAAACGAATGTGCACTGATTGTGGAAATGTCTACAGAAGATTTATACGAAGAAGTctgtttaatagaaaattatcattCACACATTTCGAATTCTAGTACCCTTGACAGTAATGAACGTACCAACATAGATTCAATATCTAAAAGTCAATTgaactttattttaaataaatggtaA
- the Taf1b gene encoding TATA box-binding protein-associated factor RNA polymerase I subunit B isoform X3: MVSVFGTKIQHGNITLSDSVLNISQKQIGAGECKCDESNTPCIIVHGGAGNFSDSIVIEKMTACKKAAINGYKKLINGETAVDAVEAALWWLECDEFFNCSYGSVLNEIGKVQMDASIMDGFTFKCGSVAAVSDIEHPITLAKYVMNNFPNSIFVGEGAKNLAKHADLNWISEGNMVSPAARIALHSGKTGEFNADVHDQSLLDIDILTNSLGTVGCVAYDGYSVAAGTTTGGLNKKLVGRVGDTPILGCGTYAIRNVGCSLTGHGESIMKLGLGREIVEDVKCHISAEEALHKHFSYMLKKFEQVGGGIVLQSDGRWATYFTSEKMPYAVIENDLITYGARLYEERREMYNKDEKNCECKCPFIIVLLMRINTLNTLNFYIVNIFFSLLYFSTAIERGLLNDKLFSFQEWQRYIECRKTILMHAHYPTKMKYCPDADGIDDLYLKFLEFISSKSNKNEREIKNSKHYLPEEIISAMGKHTSNLNINDTSPQAIDIFPPSLTPLHSYLQHLLDHPFYDIPNIARSDFFLTRVGYMTKSDALVELAAKSGIELEIVDSNVHFLEKNVPPFEQPRMPSIDELKQLIDVQDDLQDEEVRSESVNDYLHTKTPCSIKIDTTKNQYYDSTASILKDSANVFAGNDFTFTETLPNGKLAIPADGDSENKEDLGSNDLDQRTLLENKLRDKYNIHLSLAEKEAIHKSNGMKKIHSKKSKIQLKRNAKGQFIKGSAAPIKIEKSDAEFFAATENENIYDNIDTSVINDEHIEVESTEKNHLLFPEDINISDINIDDIDINIDHFDINDYLNSSDISFFSQKDTLSPVSSKEKTVVKEKDIFFRPFTEYWMYDCIFSRVKSKNFAIFEKSLPRTFRWLLNECALIVEMSTEDLYEEVCLIENYHSHISNSSTLDSNERTNIDSISKSQLNFILNKW, encoded by the exons atgGTCAGTGTATTTGGAACAAAAATACAACAcggaaatattacattatctgatagtgtattaaatatatcacaAAAACAAATTGGGGCCGGAGAATGTAAATGTGACGAAAGTAATACTCCGTGCATAATTGTACATGGCGGTGCGGGGAATTTCAGTGATTCTATAGTTATAGAAAAAATGACAGCTTGTAAAAAAGCCGCCATCAAtggttataaaaaattaataaatggtGAAACTGCAGTAGATGCTGTAGAAGCTGCATTATGGTGGCTTGAATgtgatgaattttttaactgTAGTTATGGATCTGTGTTGAATGAAATAG GAAAAGTTCAAATGGATGCTAGCATAATGGATGGTTTCACATTTAAATGTGGATCAGTAGCGGCAGTTTCAGACATAGAACATCCTATAACACTCGCAAAATATGTTATgaacaattttccaaattctattttcgtgGGTGAAGGAGCTAAAAATCTAGCAAAACATGCAGATTTAAATTGGATATCAGAAGGAAATATGGTCTCACCAGCAGCACGTATAGCTTTACATTCAGGGAAAACAGGAGAATTTAATGCTGATGTTCATGATCAAAGTTTATTGGATATCGATATATTAACGA aTAGTCTCGGTACTGTTGGTTGTGTAGCATATGACGGATATAGTGTAGCTGCTGGAACTACGACAGGaggtttaaataaaaaattggtaGGGAGAGTAGGAGATACTCCAATATTGGGTTGTGGTACATATGCTATTAGAAACGTAGGATGCTCCTTAACAGGACATGGAGAATCTATAATGAAACTGGGACTAGGGCGTGAAATTGTAGAAGACGTTAAATGTCATATTTCGGCGGAGGAAGCTCTGCATAAGCACTTTTcttatatgttaaaaaaatttgaacAAGTCGGTGGTGGAATTGTACTTCAGTCAGATGGTCGTTGGGCAACATATTTTACTTCCGAAAAAATGCCATATGCTGTAATcgaaaatgatttaattacaTACGGGGCTAGATTAtatgaagaaagaagagaaatgtATAACAAAGACGAAAAAAATTGCGAGTGCAAATGTCCTTTTATAATCGTACTTTTAATGAGaattaatacattaaatacattaaatttttatattgttaatatattcttttctcttttgtatTTCAGCACAGCTATTGAACGCGGCTTACTCAATGATAAACTTTTTAGTTTTCAAGAATGGCAAAGATATATTGAATGCAGAAAGACGATTTTAATGCACGCACATTATCCAAccaaaatgaaatattgtcCCGATGCAGATGGAATCgacgatttatatttaaaattcttagaaTTTATATCTTCTAAATCGAATAAGAATgaacgagaaataaaaaattctaaacatTATTTGCCAGAAGAAATTATTAGTGCTATGGGAAAACACACAAGTAACTTAAATATCAATGATACATCGCCACAGGCAATTGATATATTTCCACCATCTCTAACACCTCTTCATTCGTACTTGCAACATTTATTAGATCATCCGTTCTACGATATTCCTAATATAGCACGAAGTGATTTTTTTCTTACAAGAGTTGGGTACATGACAAAATCTGATGC TTTAGTAGAATTAGCAGCGAAATCTGGCATAGAGTTAGAGATAGTCGATTCGAACGTACATTTTCTCGAAAAAAATGTACCTCCATTTGAACAACCTAGAATGCCAAGTATAGATGAACTAAAACAGCTTATCGACGTGCAAGATGATTTACAGGACGAAGAAGTTAGAAGCGAAAGTGTGAATGACTATTTACACACTAAAACACCATGTAGCATTAAAATTGACACTACTAAAAATCAATATTACGATAGTACCGCAAGTATATTGAAAGATTCTGCAAATGTCTTTGCAGGAAATGATTTTACATTTACCGAAACTCTGCCAAACGGGAAATTGGCAATACCTGCTGATGGCGATAGTGAGAACAAAGAAGATTTAGGGAGCAATGATTTGGATCAACGGACacttttagaaaataaactaCGTGATAAATACAACATACATTTATCACTAGCAGAAAAAGAAGCCATTCATAAGTCGAATggaatgaaaaaaatacattccaaaaaatctaaaattcaaCTTAAGCGAAATGCTAAGGGTCAGTTTATTAAGGGAAGTGCTGCGcctataaaaattgaaaagagtGACGCCGAGTTTTTTGCTGCAACagagaatgaaaatatttacgataATATCGACACAAGTGTCATAAATGATGAACATATAGAGGTTGAAAGTACCgaaaaaaatcatttattattcccTGAAGATATCAATATCAGTGACATTAATATTGATGacatagatataaatattgatcATTTTGATATAAATGACTATCTTAATTCCAGcgacatttcattttttagtCAAAAGGACACTCTTTCACCTGTATCAAGTAAGGAAAAAACTGTAGTCAAGgagaaagatatattttttagaccCTTTACAGAGTATTGGATGTATGACTGCATTTTCAGCCGCgtgaaatcaaaaaatttcgctatatttgaaaaatcattACCACGAACTTTTCGTTGGCTACTAAACGAATGTGCACTGATTGTGGAAATGTCTACAGAAGATTTATACGAAGAAGTctgtttaatagaaaattatcattCACACATTTCGAATTCTAGTACCCTTGACAGTAATGAACGTACCAACATAGATTCAATATCTAAAAGTCAATTgaactttattttaaataaatggtaA